The following DNA comes from Sinorhizobium fredii USDA 257.
CGACCGGGATGTCGTACCGCAGCCGGTGCCGACGGTCCAGCGGGTTGAGCAGCATGTCCATCAGCAGCGCCCCGCTTCGGCGGTGTCGCCGGCAGCCCGCGCGGCGCGGCTGTTGCCACCGTCGGCGTACGTCGGGACATGCGCCAGCATGCCGCCGTCGATGCACACGACCTGGCCGGTGATGAACGCAGCATCGTCGGAGAGCAGGAAGGCCACCAGCGCGGCCACGTCCCTTGCCGATGCCGGCGCCGGTCACCACGGCCACTTTGCCTTCAAACCGTCCCATCGTGTCCTCCTGGATTGCGTTGGTCTTTCGCGGCATGCCGCTCAGCCTCCGCCGGAGAAGGCGCAGGGTCCGCGCTGGCGCGCTCGCCATCGCCAGTGTCGCTTTCGATGACCCGGATGGCGGCGACCGGGCACTGGCTGGCCGCGAGCAGCACGGCGGCGTGCAGCGCCTGCGGGACCGTCGCCACGCACACTTCGGCCACGCCGTCCGGTTTGCGCTGGCGAAAGGTGCCCGGCAGCGTCAGCACGCACTGCCCGGTGGTTCCGCACAGATCCTGGTCGACCACGACGCGCATCTCAGCCCCCCCCTTGCGCATGCAGCCGCACCGGCAGCGCGCGGAACGTCCTGAGGAACGCGGAGGGCTCCCGGGTCGGCTGCTCGGCCAATGCCAGCGTGGGGAAGCGCGCCTGGATCCGCGGCAGGCTCTCGGCCAACTGCATCCGGGCCAGTTGCGCACCGGGGCAGAAGTGGATGCCGTGGCCGAAGCTCAGCATGATCTTCCCGTCGGTCGACATGCCAGGATTGGTGCCGCCAGGATTGGTGCCGTAGAACCGCGCGGGATCGAAGCGGTCGGGATCGGCGAAGGCGTCCGGGTCGCGATTGCCGGCCGCGATCAGCAACCGCACGTCCGCGTTCTTCGGGATCACCACGCCGCCCAGCTCGATGTCGCGCTGGGCGATACGCGGAGTGGGGCTGAACAGGACGGGCGCGTCGCAGCGCAGGACTTCTTCGACGAATGCCTTCACCCCCACGGCGTCTCCCTGCAGCCAGTGCCGCTGTTCGGGATACGCCCGCATCGCCAGGACCGCATGGTCGATGGTCGCAGCAGTGGTGGCGAAGCCGCCCAGCAGCATGCCCCACAGCATGCTGATCAACTCCGCATCCGACAGCGTGTCGGCATCGTCGTCGTGTGCGCCGACCAGCATCGACACGATGTC
Coding sequences within:
- a CDS encoding ferredoxin; translated protein: MRVVVDQDLCGTTGQCVLTLPGTFRQRKPDGVAEVCVATVPQALHAAVLLAASQCPVAAIRVIESDTGDGERASADPAPSPAEAERHAAKDQRNPGGHDGTV